The sequence GTCTGCGCCAGAAACAAGATTCCGCCAATCATCGCGACCAGAGCTGAATTAATACCTGTCATTCCAAGCAAATAGGGCAACCAGCCTACTGGGACCAGAAACAGGGTATAAATCATGATCCGAAAGGCGGTATCAGCATTTTTACCACTACCTGGCATCATTTGAATTCCAGCTTTTTTGTATTCATCAAATGCCAGCCAGCCAATTGCCCAGAAATGCGGGAATTGCCAGAAAAACTGAATGGCAAACAGAATACCAGGAGCCCAACCGAAGTGGTTTGTTGCGGCTACCCACCCAATCATTGGCGGGAAAGCACCTGGTAAAGCCCCGACAAATACGGCAATCTGACCCTTACGCTTTAGTGGTGTATATACGAACCCGTATAGCAATAATGATAGCACCGCCAGAGCTGCTGCCCGAATGTTAAAGACCTCAACAAACAAATAACAGGCAATGCTAAATAATAGGAATGCAAAAACTGCGGCTTCATTTACTGACAATCGTCCCGTCGGTAATGGTCGAACTGCCGTTCGCTTCATTAGTTTATCAGAATCTTTTTCAATAATCTGATTAATGATATTAGCGGCTCCGGTAATTGCAATAGAAGCGATGACCAGAATGGCAATTTTCCACCAGTTTACCTGATCAGCCGCCAGACAATAACCAAACACACCGGAAAAGACAACTGCCAGTGTGAGTTTTAATTTGATTAATTCAATGTATGCTTTAGCCTTTGCGTTAATCCCGCTCAGCGCAATCGTTTTTTCCATACTACACGTTCAATACATGCGACAGGTCAATGTCCCTTTTCGTAGAAATAAGACTCGGTGTCAACACTAACCACGCAACGAATTGCAATCCTACAATTACTATAGCCAATACTAAGTGAATAGGCTGGGCCGCAGCTGGTACCTCCAGATAGGCCATTATTACTCCTGTTGCAATTTCAACCAGAACCAGTATTACCAAACTGGTTGCGATACCTGATAGCCACTCATTCTTACTAAAACGACGAAGCTGATAAATAACTCCAATATGCAGGGCCAACACTACGAGTGAAAACGAACGGTGAATATAGAACGCCCAATCCAGGCTACCAATCCAATTCGACCGTTGATCGTAGCCTAATCGCTTTACTGCTTCGTCGAGCGTTTCCCGAACTATTGTACCCAGTAAAACTTGCCCTAACGTCAATAGCATTGTCACTAATAAAAGTGATCCGAGCGCTTGGGTCTCATTTTTTATCGGATGAGGTGGGCTTGAGCGAATAAAGACGAACAGGAGTGAGAAAACTACTAAAATGGCCAGGAATAGATGAAGTGAAATCATGTATTGCGCCAATTCCGTAGCTACTACACGTGAACCAAGCCATCCATTCGCGCCTATCAAAAGAAACGCAACAACGCTACCAATAAAAACAGCTTTATCTCTTCGTAAATAAGGAACTGAAGCGATCAGCGTAGCAAATACGAAAAAACCAGACAAGACGCCCAGTAATCGATTAGCATATTCAATCCAGGTCTTAACGGCGTTAAACTCAACTTCACCTTTCAGTTTCGCGCCGTAAATCTCCTGATAATTTGGTGGCAATTGAGATAATTCTGTTGGCGGAACCCAACGGCCAAAGCATTTTGGCCAGTCAGGACAGCCCATTCCGGAGCCTGTACCTCTAACAATACCTCCCGCCAGAATGAGCAGATAGATAATCAGTATAGTTAGAAGCGCTAGACTCCGGAATCGTTGCCCGTTTTTATTAATGAGGTTGCTTGAACTGGTCATTCAGGTTCTGTGCCTCAATCTCTTTCTCCAACGAAATCAACTCATTCTCATGCGGAAGGTTCGACTCAGGAGTTTGTGAGTATGGTACGTTTTGGGGGATGAAATCATCCTTTGCCCCTGGCTTGCTATAATCGTATGGCCAGCGATAAACGGCAGGAATTTCGCCCGGCCAGTTTCCATGACCTGGGTTAATTGGTGCTGTCCACTCCAGCGTATTCGATTTCCACGGATTTTGCGGAGCTTTCCTCCCTTTGATCAGACTGTGAACAAAGTTGTAGATGAAGATCCATTGAGCCGCGAAGGTGAAGATAGCCGCAAGACTAATGAAGCTATTCATGTCAGCGAAGATGTTTTTCGTGAAATCATAGCTCGTAAAGGCATAATATCGACGCGGGAAACCGGCGATACCGATATAGTGCATCGGAAAGAACACCAGGTAGATGCCGATAAATGTCAACCAGAAGTGAATGTAGCCAAGCTTTTCATTCATCATCCG comes from Spirosoma aureum and encodes:
- a CDS encoding COX15/CtaA family protein, with the protein product MTSSSNLINKNGQRFRSLALLTILIIYLLILAGGIVRGTGSGMGCPDWPKCFGRWVPPTELSQLPPNYQEIYGAKLKGEVEFNAVKTWIEYANRLLGVLSGFFVFATLIASVPYLRRDKAVFIGSVVAFLLIGANGWLGSRVVATELAQYMISLHLFLAILVVFSLLFVFIRSSPPHPIKNETQALGSLLLVTMLLTLGQVLLGTIVRETLDEAVKRLGYDQRSNWIGSLDWAFYIHRSFSLVVLALHIGVIYQLRRFSKNEWLSGIATSLVILVLVEIATGVIMAYLEVPAAAQPIHLVLAIVIVGLQFVAWLVLTPSLISTKRDIDLSHVLNV
- the cyoE gene encoding heme o synthase, with product MEKTIALSGINAKAKAYIELIKLKLTLAVVFSGVFGYCLAADQVNWWKIAILVIASIAITGAANIINQIIEKDSDKLMKRTAVRPLPTGRLSVNEAAVFAFLLFSIACYLFVEVFNIRAAALAVLSLLLYGFVYTPLKRKGQIAVFVGALPGAFPPMIGWVAATNHFGWAPGILFAIQFFWQFPHFWAIGWLAFDEYKKAGIQMMPGSGKNADTAFRIMIYTLFLVPVGWLPYLLGMTGINSALVAMIGGILFLAQTFHLMRTCTDKAALQMMFGSLLYLPVVQIVYLLDKV